From the genome of Mycobacterium dioxanotrophicus, one region includes:
- a CDS encoding ABC transporter permease, whose amino-acid sequence MSFSNEPTLRFPPAGFSLDPYRVLLRNDDFARGLVVSLIVSLIVTALVVAAAVPAALAIERRDFPFKRAIEGFFLMPLLVPTVVLGLGLLLVLAPAGLRGTFTGLVVAHFSIAFPYCVRTVLMSLHTSDISCEEAAAVLGAKPAYVFRRITLPIIMPGVVTGSLMAFIVSFDESVLSMFVSGTAISTLPVEMFQYLEVRADPVIAALSVALIGGSMIIVMLIERLVGLRFVVR is encoded by the coding sequence ATGTCATTCAGCAACGAACCCACTCTACGCTTTCCACCAGCGGGGTTCTCCCTGGATCCATACCGGGTATTGCTTCGCAACGATGATTTTGCGAGAGGCTTGGTGGTGAGCTTAATCGTGTCACTCATTGTGACGGCCCTAGTTGTGGCAGCCGCTGTTCCGGCAGCGTTAGCCATCGAGCGGCGAGATTTCCCCTTCAAACGTGCTATAGAAGGTTTTTTCTTGATGCCGCTGTTAGTTCCCACAGTTGTCCTCGGTCTCGGTCTACTTCTCGTCTTGGCACCAGCAGGACTCCGCGGGACGTTCACAGGCTTGGTTGTGGCTCATTTCAGCATTGCATTTCCCTACTGCGTTCGCACGGTTCTCATGAGCTTGCATACCTCCGACATTTCTTGCGAAGAAGCTGCTGCGGTCCTGGGCGCTAAGCCCGCCTATGTTTTCCGGCGGATCACTTTACCCATTATCATGCCGGGCGTAGTTACGGGATCACTGATGGCCTTTATTGTATCGTTTGACGAATCCGTGCTTTCGATGTTCGTCTCGGGTACTGCTATCTCGACACTTCCTGTGGAAATGTTTCAATACTTGGAGGTCCGCGCAGATCCTGTAATCGCCGCACTATCAGTAGCTCTGATCGGCGGGTCGATGATCATCGTGATGCTGATCGAAAGGCTGGTTGGTCTCCGATTTGTAGTACGTTGA
- a CDS encoding Gfo/Idh/MocA family protein has translation MNAQHLRPLRLGLLGASRVNARIVAAATRLPDLVQIVALASRDGDRARSEAARFSIPRSYGSYEGLLDADDIDAVYIGLPNSLHLPWAQQSILRSKHVLVEKPLSRNPEEVMRTFQMAEKADVRVFEGLMFRYHQNTVRVLEVLQDGRLGRLKLIQAHFSFPLDRPSDVRLSSELDGGAVMDLGCYCIAASRLFAGEPRSIFGTGVLTDSGVDRRASVTLVTADDVITRFDVDMTLQRHQYLVAHCEEGRVEMLSPFHCAGGVYLTNSQGQRSVLSMDDTNPFDCELGAFIDEIANPLGAGRAQDAIDQATVLQRVVAAVHQ, from the coding sequence TTGAACGCGCAGCACCTGCGACCGCTGCGACTCGGACTACTCGGCGCGTCCCGGGTAAACGCGCGCATCGTTGCGGCGGCTACCCGCCTTCCTGATTTGGTACAAATTGTGGCCTTGGCATCACGCGATGGCGACCGAGCCAGGTCGGAAGCAGCGCGGTTCAGCATCCCCCGTAGCTACGGCAGCTACGAGGGCTTGCTGGACGCCGACGACATCGACGCTGTTTACATCGGCTTACCCAACTCACTCCACCTGCCTTGGGCGCAGCAGTCCATCCTGCGGTCCAAGCACGTCCTGGTCGAGAAGCCCCTTAGCAGAAACCCTGAGGAGGTCATGCGAACATTCCAGATGGCCGAAAAAGCCGACGTACGCGTGTTCGAGGGATTGATGTTTCGTTACCACCAGAACACTGTGCGCGTGCTAGAAGTCCTCCAGGACGGACGGCTCGGCAGACTCAAACTAATCCAGGCACACTTCAGCTTCCCACTCGATCGACCCAGCGACGTGCGACTGAGCAGCGAACTCGATGGCGGCGCCGTGATGGACCTAGGTTGCTACTGTATCGCGGCAAGCAGATTGTTCGCTGGCGAACCGCGAAGCATCTTCGGCACCGGCGTATTGACTGACTCAGGAGTCGACCGGAGGGCCTCTGTGACACTGGTTACCGCAGACGATGTCATCACTCGTTTCGACGTGGATATGACGTTGCAACGCCACCAGTACTTGGTCGCGCATTGCGAAGAGGGTCGAGTGGAGATGTTGTCTCCCTTCCACTGCGCAGGTGGTGTGTACTTAACAAACAGTCAAGGCCAACGTTCGGTCCTCTCAATGGACGACACTAACCCCTTCGATTGCGAACTAGGCGCATTCATTGACGAAATTGCGAACCCATTAGGCGCTGGTCGGGCTCAGGACGCAATTGACCAAGCAACGGTGCTTCAGCGGGTCGTTGCCGCAGTCCATCAGTAA
- a CDS encoding extracellular solute-binding protein: MNSISRRTLLRCAQSLCALTLTAVTACSPLSDTASNPNTINILTYAGLFQDSYRQAVVDPFLEANPGYEVNLLSASGSSEMLANLRADGSSGQFDVVIMDTSVADTAIAEGRFAKLSADGIPNLDNVIDRAVNASGYGPALTFDSIVLMYNPVELGFTPDSWNSLWDDRATQIALPSPPSLMAIGWIAIMADVMGVDYKQDVGTVLDRMAELRPRVSTFDPSPEQYTLVQSGAASISIGWNARARSYASESGGALAVANTEGSIFQTNTINITESSSNAEAAQLFTNYALDAQTQSRFSQLMPYAPSVEGVTLPPEVESVILRADSPDAIPFDWPWLTAQVRDQWGADWRSEVVGG, from the coding sequence ATGAATAGCATATCTCGCCGTACGTTATTGCGTTGCGCGCAATCTCTATGCGCGTTGACATTAACCGCCGTCACAGCGTGCTCCCCGCTAAGCGACACAGCCAGCAACCCCAACACCATCAACATTCTGACTTACGCTGGGCTGTTTCAGGACAGCTACAGACAGGCAGTGGTCGACCCGTTCCTGGAAGCTAATCCGGGATACGAAGTGAATCTGCTCTCAGCTTCTGGCTCCAGTGAGATGCTGGCCAACCTGCGTGCCGATGGCTCCTCAGGACAATTCGACGTGGTGATCATGGATACGTCCGTAGCCGATACAGCTATCGCCGAAGGGCGATTCGCAAAGCTATCGGCCGACGGTATCCCCAACTTGGACAACGTCATCGACCGGGCTGTCAACGCCAGCGGATACGGCCCAGCGTTGACCTTCGACAGCATCGTCCTCATGTACAACCCCGTTGAGCTCGGCTTCACCCCGGACAGTTGGAACTCCCTTTGGGACGACCGAGCCACACAGATAGCGTTACCATCGCCACCAAGCTTGATGGCAATCGGCTGGATAGCGATCATGGCCGATGTAATGGGGGTCGATTACAAGCAGGACGTCGGCACGGTCTTGGACCGCATGGCAGAACTTCGACCCAGAGTTTCTACGTTCGATCCAAGCCCCGAACAGTACACCTTGGTGCAATCGGGAGCAGCAAGCATTTCGATTGGGTGGAACGCTCGCGCTCGAAGCTATGCATCCGAGTCCGGGGGAGCATTGGCCGTCGCGAACACCGAGGGCTCCATATTTCAGACGAACACCATCAACATCACCGAGTCAAGCTCTAATGCTGAAGCGGCACAGCTCTTTACAAACTATGCGCTCGATGCGCAGACCCAAAGCCGATTCTCACAACTCATGCCCTACGCGCCGTCAGTTGAGGGGGTGACGCTTCCCCCAGAAGTCGAGAGCGTCATTCTGCGAGCCGACAGCCCCGACGCCATCCCCTTCGACTGGCCGTGGCTGACCGCTCAGGTTCGTGACCAGTGGGGTGCAGATTGGCGCAGCGAGGTTGTCGGTGGCTAA
- a CDS encoding fatty acid desaturase family protein, with amino-acid sequence MAITDIPEYAHLSDTDLDELAAALDAIRSDIESSRGADDRAYIKRAIALHRMLEIAARLTIGVSKGKLGWVVGTATLAAAKCIENMELGHNISHGQWDWMNDPEIHSTTWEWDMAGLTAHWQNSHNYRHHVFTNVIGVDDDLGFGVFRVTRDEKWRPRALMQPLRAVLLAVLFEWGVALHGLYSVQERETTSAGKSAHSKALVRKIVRQVSKDYVAFPALSGRRWWRTLAANVVANGLRNVWAYAVIVCGHFADGAEKFTPSVLVDETKAGWYLRQILGTANFRAGRVMAFMSGNLCYQIEHHLYPDLPSNRYPEIAERVRDVCAFYDLPYTTGPLLRQYMLTVRTICKLALPDWFLLATSDDAPETASESRFRNTPQRSRVARVGNDMRRRGLATAILDSSRREAGRRLA; translated from the coding sequence ATGGCAATCACCGACATACCTGAATACGCCCATCTGAGCGATACAGACCTCGATGAGTTGGCGGCCGCGCTGGACGCAATCCGGTCCGATATCGAGTCTTCGCGCGGCGCCGATGATCGGGCATACATCAAGCGTGCGATTGCTTTGCATAGAATGCTTGAGATTGCGGCAAGGCTGACCATCGGCGTAAGCAAAGGCAAGCTCGGCTGGGTTGTCGGAACGGCAACCCTGGCCGCGGCCAAATGCATCGAGAACATGGAACTGGGCCACAACATCAGCCACGGCCAATGGGATTGGATGAACGACCCCGAGATCCATTCCACGACCTGGGAGTGGGACATGGCCGGTCTCACGGCGCACTGGCAGAACTCTCACAACTACCGGCATCACGTCTTCACTAATGTCATCGGCGTAGACGACGATCTCGGCTTCGGAGTCTTCCGGGTGACGCGCGACGAGAAGTGGCGGCCGCGTGCCTTGATGCAACCCTTGCGCGCGGTGTTGTTGGCGGTCTTGTTCGAGTGGGGCGTCGCATTGCACGGTTTGTATTCGGTGCAAGAGCGGGAGACGACGAGCGCGGGCAAATCCGCTCATAGCAAAGCGCTCGTCCGCAAGATCGTTCGGCAGGTCAGCAAGGACTACGTCGCTTTTCCCGCGCTGAGTGGCCGCCGGTGGTGGCGCACGCTGGCGGCCAACGTGGTGGCCAACGGACTGCGCAACGTCTGGGCGTACGCGGTCATCGTCTGCGGTCACTTCGCGGACGGAGCAGAGAAGTTCACCCCGTCAGTGCTGGTGGACGAGACGAAAGCTGGATGGTACCTCCGGCAAATACTGGGGACCGCGAACTTCCGGGCCGGAAGGGTGATGGCGTTCATGAGCGGAAACCTTTGCTATCAGATCGAGCATCACCTCTATCCCGACCTGCCGAGTAATCGGTATCCCGAGATCGCCGAGCGAGTGCGCGATGTGTGTGCCTTCTACGACCTGCCCTATACGACAGGTCCGTTGCTTCGTCAGTACATGCTCACCGTGCGCACAATCTGCAAATTGGCGCTTCCGGACTGGTTTCTTCTCGCTACCTCCGACGACGCTCCTGAGACGGCATCCGAAAGCAGGTTCCGGAACACCCCGCAACGATCGCGCGTCGCACGCGTGGGAAACGACATGAGGCGGCGCGGATTGGCGACAGCGATACTCGACAGCAGTCGGCGCGAGGCTGGGAGGCGGCTGGCCTAA
- a CDS encoding ABC transporter permease, with the protein MSTYNLSDQLENGTKGVPASSGLERPKSGLLHLTPALIGLLVSFLIPFAWVVRIAFDEIGPSYEVLGRLSLQTYRDAFTSPLIWSALSDTVILGVVVAALTTVISYPVALFLARTTTRWKGLLIALAIAPLLTSSIARTFGWIAILSDNGILNSALMAVGLISQPLQLSDNYLGIVIALIEIMMPYAILVMLSGFGRVDESLEEAARSLGASRSQAFWKITFPLSAPGVLAAALLVFVLSISSFVTPQLMGGGRVFLLATEIYNEATQTLNWPLAAAMSTMLVMIFALFIIVQRRLLSVVNK; encoded by the coding sequence GTGTCCACATACAATCTGAGCGACCAGTTGGAGAACGGTACTAAGGGAGTGCCGGCGAGTTCGGGACTGGAGCGGCCCAAGAGTGGACTGCTTCATCTCACCCCAGCGCTAATTGGTCTACTTGTCTCCTTCTTGATCCCGTTTGCTTGGGTTGTGCGTATCGCTTTCGACGAAATAGGCCCGAGCTATGAGGTTCTGGGAAGGCTTTCGCTCCAAACGTATCGTGACGCCTTCACTTCCCCGCTCATTTGGTCGGCCCTTTCGGACACTGTTATTCTCGGTGTTGTCGTCGCGGCACTAACAACAGTAATTTCATACCCTGTAGCTTTGTTTCTAGCGAGAACGACGACACGCTGGAAGGGCCTTCTCATTGCCTTGGCGATCGCGCCCTTATTAACCTCCTCCATAGCGCGTACATTCGGCTGGATAGCAATTCTCAGCGATAACGGCATTCTGAATAGCGCCCTCATGGCCGTAGGCCTGATTAGCCAACCCCTCCAGCTGTCTGACAATTATCTCGGAATAGTGATTGCCCTCATCGAAATCATGATGCCTTACGCAATTCTCGTGATGCTGTCCGGCTTCGGACGTGTCGACGAATCGCTTGAGGAGGCTGCTCGGTCGCTTGGCGCGTCTCGCTCCCAAGCATTTTGGAAGATTACATTCCCGCTGAGTGCACCGGGCGTCCTCGCAGCCGCACTACTCGTTTTCGTGTTATCGATCTCGTCCTTTGTGACTCCGCAGCTCATGGGCGGCGGACGGGTATTCCTCCTTGCAACAGAGATCTACAACGAAGCAACCCAGACGTTGAACTGGCCCCTCGCGGCGGCTATGTCGACAATGCTTGTAATGATTTTTGCACTTTTCATAATCGTTCAACGACGACTGTTGAGCGTGGTGAACAAATGA
- a CDS encoding amino acid kinase family protein, with amino-acid sequence MVTNLMSKAERESRDEKLRRYPRVSRHAGKLSAAVKMLLEMSEVEPNLSVNMLWDLIENIATKSELRASVAVIDELVPVDDAELDGQRLEELAGRLATVRVFLPRLMNTVTFGATADGAAVLAAMKTLGELMSTKSKLPASWLDARQIDHDLIGGGWKRLVYRDPRPPETVDRAAYTLCLLEQFHRHLKYRNIFARTRRDGVTLEPSCWSGKHGIAPARPG; translated from the coding sequence ATGGTCACGAACCTGATGTCGAAGGCCGAACGTGAGTCACGCGATGAGAAGCTGCGCCGATACCCACGCGTCTCACGTCATGCAGGCAAGCTCTCGGCAGCGGTCAAGATGCTGTTGGAGATGAGTGAGGTCGAGCCGAACCTCAGCGTCAACATGCTGTGGGATCTGATCGAGAACATCGCGACCAAAAGTGAGCTGCGCGCGTCGGTAGCGGTGATCGACGAGTTGGTGCCGGTCGATGACGCGGAACTCGATGGGCAGCGCCTGGAAGAGTTGGCGGGACGCTTGGCCACGGTCCGGGTGTTCCTGCCCCGGCTGATGAACACCGTGACGTTCGGAGCGACCGCGGACGGTGCGGCGGTACTGGCAGCGATGAAGACCCTCGGTGAGCTGATGTCGACGAAGTCGAAACTACCCGCGAGCTGGCTCGATGCCCGCCAGATCGACCATGATCTCATCGGTGGCGGCTGGAAGAGGCTGGTCTATCGCGATCCTCGGCCACCGGAGACGGTCGACCGCGCCGCCTACACCTTGTGCCTACTGGAGCAGTTCCATCGACATCTCAAGTATCGCAACATCTTTGCCCGCACTCGACGCGATGGCGTGACCCTCGAGCCCAGCTGCTGGTCGGGCAAGCATGGGATCGCTCCCGCGAGGCCGGGATGA
- a CDS encoding ABC transporter ATP-binding protein translates to MTSGVQIGAARLSVANHTAVQQQSHVKNLGSSQEPGAELTLRDLRKAYGNGGPDVVGSLSLTVPRGKLVALLGPSGCGKTTTLRMVAGLLAPTSGRIILDGQDISRTPIHKRNMGMVFQSYALFPHMTVDENVAFGLQVRKMSKTKRAELVDTALAMVHMKDLGKRSPRELSGGQQQRVSLARALVVEPKVLLLDEPLSNLDAKLRESMRTEISQIQQRLHTTTLFVTHDQDEALDMSDLVAIMNNGIIEQIGTPAEVYEQPRTEFVARFIGNANLIPVTAIGSAGPAGNYEVSLEGRRFAASGPDVLDVKRCNLLIRPHHLIIDHPRDQSVRTPLKPGLGGVVQTSGYTGDRVSLTIEVGDRSLRASYPARGGHRPQPGDRVTVSWEPSSGYLVPETSASETPCPHTI, encoded by the coding sequence GTGACCAGTGGGGTGCAGATTGGCGCAGCGAGGTTGTCGGTGGCTAATCACACTGCGGTTCAGCAACAGTCGCACGTTAAGAACCTAGGTTCTTCGCAGGAGCCCGGTGCCGAGCTTACTCTCCGCGACTTGCGTAAGGCATATGGGAACGGCGGACCAGACGTGGTCGGTTCGCTGAGTTTGACCGTGCCGCGGGGAAAGCTGGTTGCGCTTCTGGGCCCGTCTGGTTGTGGGAAGACCACCACACTCAGGATGGTTGCGGGGCTACTCGCTCCCACTTCTGGTCGAATAATCCTTGATGGTCAAGACATTTCCCGCACACCCATCCACAAGCGGAACATGGGGATGGTGTTTCAATCTTATGCCTTGTTCCCGCACATGACTGTCGATGAGAATGTGGCGTTCGGGCTCCAGGTCCGCAAGATGAGTAAAACCAAGCGGGCCGAATTGGTGGACACTGCCCTCGCGATGGTGCATATGAAAGATCTTGGCAAACGGAGCCCAAGGGAACTCTCGGGCGGACAGCAGCAGCGTGTCTCCTTGGCGCGGGCACTGGTGGTAGAGCCGAAGGTGCTTTTACTCGACGAGCCACTGTCGAATCTCGACGCAAAGTTGAGAGAATCGATGCGCACCGAAATCAGCCAGATTCAACAGCGCTTGCACACGACGACTCTCTTCGTCACACACGACCAGGATGAAGCCCTGGATATGTCAGATTTAGTGGCGATTATGAACAACGGAATAATTGAACAGATCGGCACACCGGCCGAGGTCTACGAGCAACCCAGGACAGAATTCGTCGCGAGATTTATTGGGAATGCGAACTTGATCCCTGTTACGGCTATTGGTTCTGCCGGGCCTGCGGGGAATTACGAAGTTAGCCTGGAGGGGCGCCGATTTGCCGCTAGCGGGCCAGATGTCCTCGACGTCAAGCGTTGTAATCTCCTGATCCGCCCCCACCACCTGATTATTGATCATCCGAGGGATCAGAGTGTCCGAACCCCCCTGAAACCCGGGCTGGGAGGAGTGGTGCAAACCAGTGGGTATACGGGTGATCGGGTGAGCCTGACGATCGAAGTCGGGGACCGGTCATTGCGAGCGAGCTACCCAGCCCGGGGAGGTCACCGGCCTCAACCGGGAGATCGGGTCACAGTTAGCTGGGAGCCGAGTTCCGGTTACCTGGTGCCAGAAACTTCAGCCTCTGAGACACCGTGTCCACATACAATCTGA
- a CDS encoding DUF4158 domain-containing protein, with protein MTDEGGYGRFGALSRVELERFFYLDDEDRKLIAGRRRDYNRLGFALQIVTVRQLGMFLADPLDAPLELVDYLAEQLGIEDSSCVKQYTERKKTKLEHAWEIQREYGLSSYAEVEAELAAWVADQAWVTGDGPKAIFASAVDWLREHQALLPGPRTLVRVVTDGRQAADQRLWSQLTDQLTAGSASALLALLDVPEGKRRVSELERLRRGVFRTSSKGMLDALERLTDLIGLGGQSLDVSMVPQRRVIALATYGLSSKAPTLRRIEPRRNRLAVLVATVKVLSNRATDDVLELFDLLMVTNLMSKAERESRDEKLRRYPRVSRHAGKLSAAVKMLLEMSEVEPNLSVNMLWDLIENIATKSELRASVAVIDELVPVDDAELDGQRLEELAGRLATVRVFLPG; from the coding sequence ATGACCGATGAGGGCGGCTACGGCCGGTTCGGGGCGTTGTCCCGTGTTGAGCTGGAACGGTTTTTCTACCTCGATGACGAGGACCGGAAGCTGATCGCTGGTCGGCGTCGTGACTACAACCGGTTGGGGTTCGCCCTTCAGATCGTGACAGTCCGCCAACTCGGAATGTTTTTGGCTGATCCGCTCGATGCGCCCCTGGAGCTGGTCGACTATCTCGCCGAGCAGTTGGGTATCGAGGACTCCTCGTGTGTGAAGCAGTACACCGAGCGGAAGAAAACCAAACTCGAACACGCTTGGGAGATCCAGCGCGAGTACGGCTTGAGTTCCTATGCTGAGGTCGAGGCGGAGTTGGCGGCGTGGGTCGCCGATCAGGCGTGGGTCACCGGCGATGGGCCGAAAGCGATATTCGCCAGTGCGGTCGACTGGTTACGTGAACATCAGGCGCTGCTTCCCGGTCCCCGCACTCTGGTACGTGTGGTGACCGACGGGCGACAGGCCGCTGATCAGCGGTTGTGGAGTCAGCTGACCGATCAACTCACTGCTGGTTCTGCTTCGGCGCTACTGGCGTTGCTCGATGTACCCGAGGGCAAACGTCGTGTCAGCGAACTGGAGCGGCTTCGCCGGGGCGTGTTCCGGACCAGCTCGAAGGGTATGCTCGACGCCCTGGAACGGTTGACCGACCTCATCGGGCTGGGCGGGCAATCACTGGATGTGTCGATGGTTCCGCAGCGTCGAGTGATCGCACTGGCCACCTACGGGCTATCGAGTAAGGCCCCTACATTGCGGCGCATCGAGCCCCGCCGCAATCGCCTGGCGGTGCTGGTCGCCACGGTGAAAGTGCTGTCGAACAGGGCAACTGATGACGTGCTCGAGTTGTTCGATCTTTTGATGGTCACGAACCTGATGTCGAAGGCCGAACGTGAGTCACGCGATGAGAAGCTGCGCCGATACCCACGCGTCTCACGTCATGCAGGCAAGCTCTCGGCAGCGGTCAAGATGCTGTTGGAGATGAGTGAGGTCGAGCCGAACCTCAGCGTCAACATGCTGTGGGATCTGATCGAGAACATCGCGACCAAAAGTGAGCTGCGCGCGTCGGTAGCGGTGATCGACGAGTTGGTGCCGGTCGATGACGCGGAACTCGATGGGCAGCGCCTGGAAGAGTTGGCGGGACGCTTGGCCACGGTCCGGGTGTTCCTGCCCGGCTGA
- a CDS encoding lipase family protein translates to MLRVFLILSLPLTLIFCIGGSLPLAKADESHYAEFYTPPSPLPGDSAPGDLIRSEPSRLVLEPSGQLGAFVADGTRIMYTSTGAKGELIAVTGTYFEPHNPWPGNGPRPLIAFSTIPYGLGDQCAPSRMFNQGMHASVGNSGFDLMLNFEETFIATMVARGFAIVVTDGEGLGTPGIPTFLNRLSGGQTLIDAARAAMKLPNTSLDPNGPVAFWGYSSGGAASASAAELAPTYAPELNLVGAWAGAVPADLSLILPYADGSILVGALGYLLNGIAAAYPELAQPLSTTLTPRGVEMFERNQVMCLVETMMSFGLRHAAPYFTTNPAELIAAEPLKTVIDAQRIGRLKPQAPTFILANRWDPFVPWGGGHQLALDWCAQGADVQFWTNEQPPFLNKTATNHLLTYWVDGERSMQWVADRFNGLPTTPNCGAI, encoded by the coding sequence ATGTTGCGTGTGTTTTTGATCTTGTCCCTACCGTTGACTCTGATCTTTTGTATCGGTGGGAGCCTTCCGCTGGCCAAGGCCGACGAGTCCCACTACGCCGAATTCTACACGCCACCAAGTCCTTTGCCGGGTGATAGCGCGCCGGGAGACCTTATCCGTAGCGAGCCTTCTCGCCTGGTGTTGGAACCCTCGGGCCAGCTGGGTGCGTTTGTCGCCGACGGCACCCGAATCATGTACACGAGCACCGGGGCCAAGGGAGAATTGATCGCGGTGACCGGCACATATTTCGAGCCGCATAATCCGTGGCCAGGAAATGGGCCGAGGCCCCTCATCGCATTCTCCACCATTCCGTATGGACTCGGCGATCAGTGCGCTCCGTCTCGAATGTTCAACCAGGGAATGCACGCTTCGGTGGGGAACTCAGGATTTGACCTGATGCTGAACTTTGAGGAGACCTTCATCGCCACGATGGTCGCCCGTGGTTTTGCCATCGTCGTCACCGACGGAGAAGGGTTGGGGACGCCGGGGATCCCGACGTTCCTGAACCGGTTGTCCGGAGGGCAGACGCTGATCGACGCCGCTAGGGCTGCGATGAAGCTGCCCAATACGTCGCTGGACCCGAATGGCCCCGTCGCCTTCTGGGGATACTCGTCCGGTGGCGCCGCCTCGGCATCGGCCGCCGAACTCGCGCCAACCTACGCTCCGGAACTGAATCTGGTTGGCGCATGGGCCGGCGCCGTGCCTGCCGATCTGTCGTTGATCCTGCCGTACGCCGACGGATCGATCTTGGTCGGGGCCTTGGGTTATCTGTTGAACGGCATTGCTGCCGCCTACCCTGAGCTGGCGCAACCGCTGAGTACGACCCTGACACCACGTGGTGTCGAGATGTTCGAACGTAACCAGGTGATGTGTCTGGTGGAAACCATGATGAGTTTCGGGTTACGCCACGCGGCACCGTATTTCACCACCAATCCAGCTGAACTGATTGCAGCGGAACCGCTGAAGACGGTCATTGACGCCCAGCGGATCGGCCGCCTCAAGCCCCAGGCGCCGACCTTCATTCTTGCCAACAGGTGGGATCCGTTTGTGCCCTGGGGTGGTGGCCATCAGCTGGCCCTGGATTGGTGTGCCCAAGGCGCCGACGTGCAGTTCTGGACAAACGAGCAGCCCCCTTTCCTGAACAAGACGGCGACCAATCACCTGCTGACCTATTGGGTCGACGGGGAGCGCTCGATGCAGTGGGTCGCCGACCGGTTCAACGGTCTGCCGACCACGCCCAACTGCGGGGCAATCTAA
- a CDS encoding carbon-nitrogen hydrolase family protein, producing MSVRVAVTQYAVQVDIEANISQIRAGVDRAVEEGADLCVFPENSMWTDPTRSGLIAPAQFITGPFVQELSRLSNAHGVHIVFGMSEKIDDGDTRYSNTLVHLDRHGAVQGTYSKVHLFDAFGVVESKKVRPGPLADPYVFKINDLTFGMMTCYDVRFPESARRLVDAGANALLVPSAWGSGPMKEVHWELLSRARAIENTVYVVASSQTAPTYIGQSQILDPMGVVVAGAGEEPGTFCATLRSERIEEVRRIVPCLANRRFQISNP from the coding sequence ATGTCCGTACGTGTAGCTGTGACGCAGTATGCGGTGCAGGTAGATATTGAAGCAAACATTAGTCAGATCAGAGCAGGCGTCGACCGTGCGGTCGAGGAGGGCGCAGATTTATGCGTCTTCCCGGAAAACTCGATGTGGACGGACCCAACCCGAAGTGGCCTTATCGCTCCGGCGCAATTCATTACCGGACCGTTCGTCCAGGAACTTTCCCGACTGTCGAATGCACACGGTGTCCATATTGTTTTCGGCATGAGCGAGAAGATCGACGACGGTGATACCCGATATTCCAACACACTTGTGCATCTCGATAGGCACGGTGCGGTGCAGGGGACGTACAGCAAGGTGCATCTCTTCGATGCGTTCGGGGTTGTAGAATCCAAAAAAGTCAGGCCCGGGCCGCTGGCGGACCCTTATGTCTTCAAGATCAACGATCTGACGTTCGGAATGATGACTTGTTACGACGTCCGGTTCCCAGAATCCGCTCGCAGGCTAGTCGACGCAGGCGCGAATGCACTTCTCGTGCCCTCAGCATGGGGTTCCGGTCCGATGAAGGAAGTACATTGGGAGTTGCTGAGCAGGGCACGCGCAATCGAGAACACGGTATACGTCGTGGCGTCAAGCCAGACCGCGCCAACTTACATAGGGCAGAGCCAGATTCTGGATCCGATGGGCGTTGTTGTCGCCGGTGCAGGGGAGGAGCCGGGGACATTCTGTGCCACCTTGCGCAGTGAAAGAATAGAGGAGGTTCGCCGAATTGTGCCGTGTCTTGCGAACAGGAGGTTTCAGATCTCAAACCCGTAA
- a CDS encoding site-specific integrase — protein sequence MGRVHRLSTSASDVRLADAVQIYLATIMVSNTRATYAAALNRLVVDFGADTNVALLGSEPDRVSGWFTFVWGGKSAKTFNIRLTALGSACAYWRDQQWLAGDPLVRLRTRPAPPDTSRALSKDRVTEILGSDAAQREQVLWHMLYESAARAEEVLMLDVPDLDTANRCAEVTRKGGAREL from the coding sequence ATGGGGCGGGTTCACAGGTTGTCGACGTCGGCGAGTGATGTGCGGCTGGCCGATGCAGTACAGATCTACTTGGCGACGATTATGGTGTCGAACACCCGCGCAACCTACGCGGCGGCGCTGAATCGGTTGGTGGTCGACTTCGGGGCGGATACGAATGTGGCGTTGCTGGGCTCGGAGCCGGATCGGGTCAGTGGCTGGTTCACCTTCGTGTGGGGTGGCAAGTCGGCGAAGACGTTTAACATCCGATTGACTGCGCTGGGGTCGGCGTGCGCATATTGGCGCGATCAGCAGTGGTTGGCCGGCGATCCGTTAGTGCGGTTGCGAACGCGGCCCGCACCGCCGGACACCAGTAGGGCGTTGAGCAAGGATCGGGTCACCGAGATCTTGGGATCGGATGCGGCCCAGAGGGAACAGGTGTTATGGCACATGCTCTACGAATCCGCGGCGCGTGCCGAGGAGGTGTTGATGCTGGATGTGCCCGACCTCGACACAGCGAACCGCTGCGCGGAGGTGACACGCAAGGGCGGGGCACGCGAACTCTGA